Proteins co-encoded in one Capnocytophaga ochracea DSM 7271 genomic window:
- a CDS encoding FtsL-like putative cell division protein, which produces MGKATDEIKNILRGKFLVEGKEATRNWFFISFLFALGVIMIASSHMVDRKVHQIAKLNDEVNELKSEFVDVRSRLQKVRLESTLLEQLESKGLKQPEKPPQKIKAIVEE; this is translated from the coding sequence ATGGGAAAAGCCACTGATGAAATAAAGAATATATTGCGAGGAAAATTTTTGGTAGAAGGTAAAGAAGCTACCCGAAATTGGTTCTTCATAAGCTTCCTTTTTGCTTTGGGAGTTATAATGATAGCTAGCTCGCATATGGTAGACCGCAAAGTACACCAAATAGCTAAGCTCAACGACGAAGTAAATGAGCTCAAGAGTGAATTCGTCGATGTGCGTTCGCGTTTGCAGAAAGTGCGTTTGGAGTCTACGCTTTTAGAACAATTAGAAAGCAAAGGACTCAAACAACCCGAAAAACCACCACAAAAGATAAAGGCAATTGTAGAAGAGTAA